Genomic DNA from Vibrio vulnificus CMCP6:
TGACATTAAATCGTATTCAATACATTCTGTGGACATATAGACGTCTAAACGTCGATTTAAGGATTGAGATTTATTTTGTGGCGAAGGGTCACAGGGAGAGGAAGATGGGATACACGCACGCTAGTCATATCGACGCTTTAAATCAGAATATCGCTGAGTTATCAGACAATATCAACGTTTCCTTTGAGTTTTTTCCGCCAAGTACGCCGCAAATGGAAGAAACGTTGTGGAATTCGGTGCATCGTTTAAAAACACTGCAGCCTAAGTTTGTTTCTGTGACTTACGGTGCGAATTCAGGTGAGCGTGATCGCACACACTCAATCATTAAAGAGATTAAAGCGCAGACGGGCTTAGTTGCAGCCCCACACTTAACCTGTATTGATGCCAGTCGCGAAGAGTTGATCAATATTGCCAACGACTATTGGGCGAACGGCATTAAAAACATCGTGGCACTGCGAGGTGATATTCCTCCTGGTGGTGGTGCGCCAGATATGTATGCGTCGGATTTGGTGACGCTACTCAAGTCATTGCACGATTTTGATATTTCAGTGGCAGCGTTCCCAGAAGTGCATCCAGAAGCGAAAAGTGCTCAAGCGGATCTACTCAATCTAAAACGTAAGGTGGATGCTGGGGCAAACCGTGCAATCACACAGTTCTTTTTTGATGTAGAAAGCTACTTACGTTTCCGTGACCGCTGTGTGGCAGCTGGCATTGACGTTGAAATTGTCCCTGGCATTCTGCCAGTTTCTAACTTCAAACAAGCTTCTCGCTTTGCTGCGCAGAATAACGTTAAAGTGCCTGGTTGGATGGCAAAGCAGTTTGAAGGCTTAGATGATGATCCTGTGACGCGTCAGCTTGTAGGTGCAAGTCAGGCCATTGATATGGTTCGTATCCTCAGTCGTGAAGGCGTGAAAGATTTCCACTTCTATACCTTAAACCGTGCAGAAATGACTTACGCGCTTTGTCATACCTTAGGGGTTCGTCCAAAGAAAGCATAAGTTGACTTTCTATCTCTCCCTCATATAAAAACGGCTCCCTTATCAGGAGCCGTTTTGCTATCTCAAATCATCACCGCCACATTGTCTAGCGTATGTGGCTGGTGGATTAGCCGAGGATATCCAGTTCGGCTAACACTTCTTCTGCCCAGCGTACCCAAGCTTCACGCATCATCAAATTACGTCGCAAGGTGAGGCGCTCTAGGCGGCCTTGCTTATCCAGTGTCGATGGTGTCGCGTAGTAAGCGGCTTCAATTTCTTTGTAGTGTGAGACAAGCTTGCGAGACTCTTCTACTAACTCAGCAAGCTGAGCGCGGTAAGGCGCAGAGGGTTGTACTGAGCAAGCCATCAGTTTTGCTGAAAACTCGTCGCGTACAGTTGGGTGAGCTGTCGGTTGATCAAACCACTCACCTAATGCTGAGCGTCCAGCGTCGGTAATTGAATAAACTTTGCGATCCGGCTTGCCTTCTTGCGGTTCCAATACACAAGTTACCAGCTCTTTCTCTGCCATTTTATTCAGCTCACGGTACACCTGTTGGTGACTTGCTTTCCAAAAGTAGCCGATAGAAGCGGAGAATTCTTTAGTGATATCGTAACCGGTCGCATCACGAGTGCTTAAAACGGTTAGAATTACGTGTGGTAATGACATGTCTTCAATCCAAATGGTCAATAAACTTATGAACAAGCTGCCTGCACGGCGTTTACATTCTTGTTGATGCAATTTGTTTATGTGCAGTCAGCACCAACAATGTTGGTCCTGTCACCTTTAAAGCCGTTTATCACCTAGGGTGGATGGAGCGATTCCATCAGGCTGCAGAAATAATATTTTGATGTGTGAT
This window encodes:
- the metF gene encoding methylenetetrahydrofolate reductase, translated to MGYTHASHIDALNQNIAELSDNINVSFEFFPPSTPQMEETLWNSVHRLKTLQPKFVSVTYGANSGERDRTHSIIKEIKAQTGLVAAPHLTCIDASREELINIANDYWANGIKNIVALRGDIPPGGGAPDMYASDLVTLLKSLHDFDISVAAFPEVHPEAKSAQADLLNLKRKVDAGANRAITQFFFDVESYLRFRDRCVAAGIDVEIVPGILPVSNFKQASRFAAQNNVKVPGWMAKQFEGLDDDPVTRQLVGASQAIDMVRILSREGVKDFHFYTLNRAEMTYALCHTLGVRPKKA
- a CDS encoding PadR family transcriptional regulator, with the protein product MSLPHVILTVLSTRDATGYDITKEFSASIGYFWKASHQQVYRELNKMAEKELVTCVLEPQEGKPDRKVYSITDAGRSALGEWFDQPTAHPTVRDEFSAKLMACSVQPSAPYRAQLAELVEESRKLVSHYKEIEAAYYATPSTLDKQGRLERLTLRRNLMMREAWVRWAEEVLAELDILG